From a single Bacillus pseudomycoides DSM 12442 genomic region:
- a CDS encoding efflux RND transporter periplasmic adaptor subunit — protein MEYRTEQDVTRKKRNIKIISSVFIGLLIILTLFSNTLANWNLPKVITEKPKNSELKQTFTGNGELQPQEEAKLSNSSIEAKVKEVHVKEGDRVKKNQLLVTYDSKKSEQVILDEEATLQIQKLALNDAQANYNEAKKNQQENKSNDQPNNQQENNSNSQPNGRISETSLQSLKTAVESKKIEISTQERKIKSLKEELEMSKKLIAPFDGVVTKINAKKDQLSTRDEGDVILSDESKGFKVEVQVPADLATHLKVGEKINLKGNAKSLEGELIEIKNIESNENQRPEEQGKQQDEQKDEQKGEPKDEQQFQQTSATPQPQKRILVKVQGEELKKGEQVEATLTKQLAKGVVIPNKVIKKEGQRTFVYTIEEKKGPLGNAFYIEESPITVGESNGQETVVLEGVYEKDQIVLQTSEPLKKGERVKIK, from the coding sequence ATGGAATATAGAACGGAACAAGACGTCACAAGGAAAAAACGAAATATTAAAATCATTTCCAGTGTATTTATAGGGCTTTTAATTATCCTTACACTCTTTAGCAATACGTTAGCGAATTGGAATTTGCCAAAGGTTATTACAGAGAAGCCAAAAAATAGTGAGCTTAAACAAACGTTTACAGGTAATGGCGAATTACAGCCACAAGAAGAAGCAAAGTTAAGTAATAGTAGCATAGAGGCGAAAGTGAAAGAGGTACATGTAAAAGAAGGAGACCGTGTCAAAAAAAATCAATTATTAGTGACATACGATAGTAAAAAGAGTGAACAAGTAATTCTTGATGAAGAAGCAACTCTTCAAATTCAAAAGTTAGCACTGAATGACGCTCAAGCAAATTATAATGAAGCAAAAAAAAATCAACAAGAAAACAAATCAAATGATCAACCAAATAATCAGCAAGAAAACAACTCAAATAGTCAACCCAATGGGAGGATAAGTGAGACAAGTTTACAAAGTCTCAAAACAGCTGTGGAGAGCAAAAAAATTGAGATTAGTACGCAAGAAAGAAAAATTAAAAGTTTAAAAGAAGAATTAGAAATGAGCAAGAAGCTGATCGCTCCTTTCGATGGAGTTGTTACAAAAATAAATGCAAAGAAGGATCAGCTTTCTACGAGAGATGAAGGTGATGTAATTCTCTCTGATGAGAGTAAAGGCTTTAAGGTTGAAGTACAAGTACCTGCTGATTTAGCCACGCACTTGAAGGTTGGAGAAAAGATAAATTTGAAAGGAAATGCTAAATCCTTAGAAGGTGAACTTATAGAGATTAAAAATATAGAAAGCAATGAAAATCAGAGACCCGAAGAACAAGGTAAACAGCAAGATGAACAAAAGGATGAACAAAAAGGTGAACCAAAAGATGAACAGCAATTTCAACAAACATCAGCAACTCCACAACCACAGAAACGTATTCTTGTAAAAGTACAAGGAGAAGAACTGAAAAAAGGGGAGCAGGTAGAAGCTACACTGACTAAACAATTGGCTAAAGGCGTGGTTATACCAAATAAGGTGATTAAGAAGGAAGGACAGAGAACATTTGTCTATACAATAGAAGAAAAAAAAGGCCCTTTAGGTAATGCCTTTTATATAGAAGAGTCTCCTATTACTGTTGGTGAATCCAACGGACAAGAAACAGTCGTGTTAGAAGGAGTATATGAGAAAGATCAAATTGTTTTACAAACCAGTGAACCTTTGAAAAAAGGAGAACGAGTAAAGATAAAATAA
- a CDS encoding glycoside hydrolase family 5 protein encodes MKKIIPIVALMGILSLGMQEMNVKAETYKCADSKMDFWNSKRTGTNFMNSTSLPENYKSAKEAHIEYVRLAPDKWAKDKAFFSGDKPDTPGKDFLIGNADNYQGLVKEDVAKLKTDLDAAQSQGIKVVLTMLSLPGDRWRQFNNNQNDDRIWEEEKYQEQASQFWKDLALELKDHPAVVGYNIINEPHPETSKKNRYNDFWTEDYEKWYSKVKGTPADLNKFYQKVVTSIREVDKETPIILDSGLYATPWAFKYLKPVKDKKTLYAFHMYEPYQLTSQRENQNKEYQYPGIVKVGDVEKPMMWDKDGLNKFLQPVQNWSKKNHVPSNRIIAEEFGINRTVPGAPQYMQDLISIFNQKGWHKSFYAFREDTWTGMNYELGTGKIKWDEEGKPIRQDNPLWDVIKNDLQSHKK; translated from the coding sequence ATGAAAAAAATCATACCGATAGTTGCATTAATGGGCATACTAAGTTTAGGGATGCAAGAAATGAATGTGAAAGCTGAGACATACAAATGTGCAGATTCCAAAATGGATTTTTGGAATTCTAAAAGAACAGGTACTAATTTTATGAATAGCACTTCATTACCTGAGAATTACAAGAGTGCAAAGGAGGCTCATATTGAATATGTTCGTTTAGCACCTGATAAATGGGCAAAAGATAAAGCTTTCTTCTCTGGTGACAAACCAGATACACCAGGAAAAGATTTTCTTATCGGTAATGCAGATAACTATCAAGGATTAGTGAAAGAGGATGTAGCAAAATTAAAAACAGATTTAGATGCTGCACAATCACAAGGGATTAAAGTTGTACTTACAATGCTTTCATTACCTGGTGACCGTTGGCGCCAATTTAATAATAATCAGAATGATGATAGAATCTGGGAGGAAGAGAAATATCAAGAACAAGCAAGCCAATTTTGGAAGGACCTTGCTCTTGAATTAAAGGATCATCCTGCTGTGGTTGGCTACAATATTATAAATGAGCCACACCCAGAAACATCTAAGAAAAATAGATATAATGATTTTTGGACGGAAGATTATGAGAAATGGTATTCAAAAGTGAAGGGGACCCCAGCAGATTTAAATAAATTTTATCAAAAAGTTGTTACTTCAATTCGTGAAGTAGATAAAGAAACACCCATTATTTTAGATTCAGGCCTATATGCCACACCTTGGGCTTTTAAATATCTTAAACCAGTTAAAGATAAGAAGACATTGTATGCATTTCATATGTATGAGCCATATCAATTAACAAGTCAGCGTGAAAATCAAAATAAAGAGTATCAATATCCTGGAATTGTAAAAGTAGGAGATGTAGAAAAACCTATGATGTGGGATAAAGATGGATTAAATAAATTCTTACAGCCTGTGCAAAATTGGTCTAAGAAAAATCATGTACCATCTAATCGAATCATTGCTGAGGAATTTGGAATTAACCGTACTGTTCCTGGAGCACCTCAATACATGCAGGACTTAATTTCTATATTCAATCAGAAAGGGTGGCACAAATCATTCTATGCATTCCGTGAAGATACTTGGACAGGAATGAATTATGAATTAGGAACAGGAAAAATAAAATGGGATGAAGAGGGTAAACCAATACGTCAAGATAATCCACTTTGGGATGTAATTAAAAATGATTTACAATCTCATAAGAAGTAA
- a CDS encoding IS6 family transposase, whose amino-acid sequence MKKENLFKWKHYQPDIILLTVRWYLRYNLSFRDLVEMMEERGLSIAHTTIMRWVHQYGPELDERVRRHLKTTNDSWRVDETYVKVKGQWMYLYRAVDSEGNTIDFYLSESRDKQAAKRFFKKALAASHICKPRVITVDKNPAYPVAIQELKEEKRMPEGIQIRQVKYLNNIVEQDHRFIKKRVRSMLGFKSYETATSILSGVETMHMMKKGQLHLWVKSTQNEVRFIHKLFGIAS is encoded by the coding sequence ATGAAAAAGGAAAATTTGTTCAAATGGAAGCACTATCAACCTGATATTATCTTATTAACGGTAAGATGGTACCTACGGTACAACCTAAGTTTTCGTGATTTGGTGGAAATGATGGAGGAACGAGGTTTGTCTATTGCTCACACCACCATTATGCGTTGGGTGCATCAATATGGACCTGAATTAGATGAAAGAGTACGACGTCATCTTAAGACAACAAATGATTCCTGGAGAGTCGATGAAACGTATGTGAAAGTAAAAGGTCAATGGATGTATTTATATCGCGCAGTCGATTCAGAAGGAAATACCATTGATTTTTATCTCAGTGAATCAAGAGATAAACAAGCAGCCAAGCGCTTTTTCAAGAAAGCCTTGGCTGCTTCTCATATTTGTAAACCTCGCGTTATAACAGTAGACAAGAACCCAGCCTATCCTGTAGCAATTCAAGAATTAAAAGAAGAGAAACGTATGCCTGAAGGCATACAAATAAGACAAGTTAAATATCTCAATAATATAGTGGAACAGGATCACCGTTTCATTAAGAAACGTGTGCGTTCTATGTTAGGATTCAAGTCATATGAAACAGCCACTTCTATATTGAGTGGCGTTGAAACCATGCATATGATGAAAAAAGGACAACTTCACCTGTGGGTGAAGTCTACCCAAAACGAAGTTAGGTTCATACATAAATTGTTTGGAATTGCATCATAA
- a CDS encoding IS6 family transposase, producing MKKENLFKWKHYQPDMILLTVRWYLRYNLSFRDLVEMMEERGLSMAHTTIMRWVHQYGPELDERVRRYLKTTNDSWRVDETYVKVKGQWIYLYRAVDSEGNTIDFYLSKARNKQAAKRFFKKALAFSHVSKPRVITVDKNPAYPVAIQELKEEKHMPEGIQIRQVKYLNNIVEQDHRFIEKRVRSMLGFKSYETATSILSGVEAMHMMKKGQLNLQVKSAQNEVGFIHKLFGIAS from the coding sequence ATGAAAAAGGAAAATTTGTTCAAATGGAAGCATTATCAACCTGATATGATTTTATTAACTGTGAGATGGTACCTACGGTATAACCTCAGTTTTCGTGATTTAGTCGAAATGATGGAAGAACGTGGACTATCTATGGCTCATACAACTATTATGCGTTGGGTTCATCAATATGGACCCGAATTAGATGAACGAGTACGACGTTATCTTAAGACAACCAATGATTCCTGGAGAGTCGATGAAACCTATGTGAAAGTCAAAGGTCAATGGATATATCTGTATCGGGCCGTTGATTCAGAAGGGAATACCATTGATTTTTATCTAAGTAAAGCAAGAAATAAACAAGCAGCCAAGCGCTTTTTTAAGAAAGCCTTGGCTTTTTCGCACGTTTCTAAGCCTCGTGTGATAACCGTAGACAAGAACCCGGCCTATCCCGTAGCGATTCAAGAGTTAAAAGAAGAGAAACATATGCCTGAAGGCATACAAATAAGGCAAGTTAAATATCTCAATAATATAGTGGAACAGGATCACCGTTTCATTGAGAAACGTGTACGTTCTATGTTAGGATTCAAGTCGTATGAAACAGCCACTTCTATATTGAGCGGCGTTGAAGCCATGCATATGATGAAAAAAGGACAACTTAACCTACAGGTGAAGTCTGCTCAAAATGAAGTTGGGTTCATACATAAGTTATTTGGAATTGCATCATAA
- a CDS encoding carbohydrate ABC transporter permease — MKKGNVFRKWILTLFLTILAVMMLFPIVFTLTNSFMTEHEIGSNYDSIGEVKKDTPFINLKLIPDLVSFEQYGTVLVKNPTFLKMFWNSVFMVVPIIVGQVIVASFAAYVFAKIQFRGRDKLFIVYLLTMLMPFQVTLVPNYIMADKLGILNSIASIILPGIFGAFGVFMLRQFMLHIPDAYIEAAKMDGAGHITIFFKIILPLIRPGIAALIVLLFADYWNMIEQPLIFLNDESKHPLSLYLSKINKEARGVGFSASILYMTPMILLFLYAQSYFIKGIQLSGVKE, encoded by the coding sequence ATGAAAAAAGGAAATGTATTTCGTAAATGGATTTTAACGCTATTTTTGACAATATTAGCGGTCATGATGCTATTTCCAATCGTATTTACCTTGACCAATTCATTCATGACTGAGCATGAGATTGGATCCAATTATGATTCTATTGGAGAAGTGAAAAAGGATACACCTTTCATTAATTTAAAATTAATCCCAGATTTAGTGTCATTTGAACAGTATGGAACAGTATTAGTGAAAAATCCGACATTCTTAAAAATGTTTTGGAATTCAGTATTCATGGTTGTACCAATAATAGTAGGTCAAGTAATCGTTGCATCGTTTGCAGCCTATGTCTTTGCTAAGATTCAATTTCGAGGAAGAGACAAGTTGTTTATCGTTTATCTTTTGACGATGCTCATGCCATTCCAAGTTACGCTCGTACCAAATTATATCATGGCGGATAAACTTGGAATTTTGAACAGTATAGCGTCTATTATTCTTCCAGGAATCTTTGGGGCATTCGGTGTATTTATGCTCCGGCAGTTCATGTTGCATATCCCGGATGCGTATATAGAGGCAGCTAAGATGGATGGAGCTGGCCATATTACAATCTTTTTTAAGATTATTCTTCCTCTTATTCGTCCTGGAATTGCTGCTCTTATTGTCTTATTATTTGCGGATTATTGGAATATGATCGAACAGCCGCTTATTTTTCTGAATGATGAATCCAAACATCCATTATCGCTCTATTTATCAAAAATTAACAAAGAGGCACGTGGGGTTGGGTTTTCTGCTTCTATTCTGTATATGACCCCAATGATACTTTTATTTTTATATGCGCAGTCCTATTTTATTAAGGGAATTCAGTTATCAGGTGTGAAGGAATAA
- a CDS encoding carbohydrate ABC transporter permease, translating to MKINKSRSYIGNVFLDRDHRSLNKLQDKKKSPTKFRDFMQKDTSIALLFLLPSTIGFSIFYLIPFVMGMIYSLMDGTTDGSFVGLANYKELLGSASFLKAATNTFWFTAVSVPLIIIISLLLALCLNQNVYIQNWLRSAFVLPLVVPVASIVMLWQILFDWNGTFNVWMHNMGFERIDWMKSNWAIIVLSIVYLWKNIGYNIILFLAALQNIPKEYYETAEIEGAGRMHTFLNITLIYLTPTMFFVILMSIINSFKVFREAYLIAGSIPHDSMYMMQHYMNNMFVSLDIQKLTAAATLMVAVISILVFVLFAIERRFRKFMN from the coding sequence ATGAAAATAAACAAAAGTCGATCATATATTGGGAATGTTTTTTTGGATCGCGACCATCGATCCTTGAATAAACTTCAAGATAAAAAAAAATCCCCAACAAAATTTCGGGATTTTATGCAAAAGGATACAAGTATAGCATTATTGTTCCTTCTACCAAGTACAATTGGTTTTTCAATTTTTTATCTGATTCCATTTGTAATGGGAATGATTTATTCGTTAATGGACGGTACTACTGATGGTTCTTTTGTCGGTTTAGCCAATTATAAAGAACTGCTAGGTAGTGCTTCTTTTCTCAAAGCAGCAACGAATACGTTTTGGTTTACCGCAGTGAGTGTACCTCTCATCATCATTATCTCCTTATTACTGGCACTTTGTTTGAATCAAAATGTATATATTCAAAATTGGTTACGAAGCGCGTTTGTATTACCACTTGTCGTTCCTGTTGCTTCCATTGTTATGCTCTGGCAAATTTTATTCGATTGGAACGGTACGTTTAACGTATGGATGCACAATATGGGGTTTGAACGAATTGATTGGATGAAATCAAATTGGGCAATTATTGTCTTATCAATTGTATATCTATGGAAAAATATCGGGTACAACATTATTTTATTCTTAGCAGCTTTACAAAATATCCCAAAAGAGTATTACGAAACTGCAGAAATTGAAGGTGCAGGTCGTATGCATACATTTTTAAATATTACACTCATTTATTTAACACCAACAATGTTCTTTGTCATATTAATGTCGATTATCAATTCGTTTAAAGTCTTTCGAGAAGCATACTTGATTGCTGGAAGTATACCACATGACAGTATGTACATGATGCAGCATTATATGAACAATATGTTCGTGTCGCTTGATATTCAAAAGTTGACAGCGGCTGCCACGTTGATGGTGGCGGTTATTTCTATCCTTGTATTCGTATTGTTTGCAATAGAACGTCGTTTTCGAAAGTTTATGAATTAG
- a CDS encoding Rpn family recombination-promoting nuclease/putative transposase, with product MSNKLVNLRIDFAFKQLFGTKGSEDILTGFLNAILEESLDVPIVSLQLEDTHLHKSYEDDKLSILDLLATLDNGTQINVEIQIRNTHDMIKRSLYYWSKLYTSQMQEGMPYRSLRKTITINLLDFKLFSSDEAFHTTGKLWNTRTHQVLSDDMEIHFVEIPKLVKQWREEKVNPWENAFVRWMLLLPAHEDEHLTQTLEEIAMNQDPILQKAMDKWENMSHDSSFRIAYEAREKLLLDEQAKLAHAEQEGMEKGIEQGKMQMIRGMHEIGVPLETIAKASKLSVEEVERILKLK from the coding sequence ATGTCCAATAAGTTAGTAAATTTACGAATTGATTTTGCGTTTAAACAATTATTTGGTACAAAAGGAAGTGAAGATATTCTCACGGGCTTTCTTAATGCCATTTTAGAAGAATCTTTAGATGTGCCGATTGTGTCTTTACAATTGGAAGACACACATCTCCACAAATCATATGAAGACGATAAATTATCCATTTTAGATTTACTCGCAACTCTTGATAATGGGACACAAATAAATGTAGAGATACAGATTCGCAATACACATGATATGATTAAACGTTCCCTCTATTATTGGTCTAAATTATATACCTCTCAAATGCAAGAAGGCATGCCGTATCGTTCGCTTCGAAAAACAATAACCATTAACCTATTAGATTTCAAGTTATTTTCTAGTGATGAAGCATTTCATACAACAGGGAAACTCTGGAATACAAGGACACATCAAGTATTGAGTGATGATATGGAAATCCATTTTGTAGAGATCCCAAAGCTAGTTAAACAGTGGCGCGAAGAAAAAGTGAACCCATGGGAAAATGCATTTGTTCGTTGGATGTTATTATTACCGGCACATGAAGATGAACATTTAACTCAAACACTGGAGGAGATTGCTATGAATCAAGATCCAATCTTACAAAAAGCGATGGATAAATGGGAAAATATGAGTCATGATTCTTCTTTCCGAATTGCATATGAAGCTCGTGAAAAGCTTTTACTTGATGAACAAGCGAAGCTTGCACATGCAGAACAAGAGGGTATGGAAAAAGGCATTGAGCAAGGTAAGATGCAAATGATTCGAGGGATGCATGAAATTGGTGTACCGCTTGAAACTATTGCAAAAGCAAGTAAGTTAAGTGTGGAGGAAGTAGAACGTATCTTGAAATTAAAGTAA